One genomic window of Aquisalimonas sp. 2447 includes the following:
- a CDS encoding reverse transcriptase domain-containing protein, producing the protein MAHHIDEAWLREAYRRTRKDGAPGVDGRTGAAYGEELEANLSSLLERAKSGAYRAPPVRGTSIPKGDGSERRALGIPTFEDKVLQRAVAMVLEAVYEPEFHEGSYGFRLGRSAHQALQAVWRPLMAMGGGWVIDLDVRKFFDRVDHGLLREVLRRRVRDGVLVRLIGKWLNAGVLEEGQWRQPGGAPAGRGDLADARQHFPPRGAGYVVRGQCPAPVAR; encoded by the coding sequence TTGGCCCATCACATTGACGAGGCGTGGTTGCGTGAGGCGTATCGACGCACGCGCAAGGACGGGGCGCCGGGCGTTGATGGTCGCACGGGTGCCGCCTACGGCGAGGAGCTTGAGGCGAACCTGAGCTCGCTGCTGGAGCGGGCGAAGTCCGGGGCGTACCGGGCGCCGCCGGTGCGGGGCACCTCGATCCCCAAGGGTGACGGGAGCGAGCGCCGAGCGCTCGGCATTCCGACGTTTGAGGACAAGGTGCTCCAGCGGGCGGTGGCGATGGTGCTGGAGGCGGTCTACGAGCCGGAGTTCCACGAGGGCTCGTACGGCTTCCGCCTGGGACGCTCGGCGCACCAGGCGCTGCAGGCGGTCTGGCGGCCGTTGATGGCGATGGGCGGTGGCTGGGTGATTGATCTTGACGTGCGCAAGTTCTTTGACCGGGTCGACCATGGTCTGTTGCGGGAGGTGCTGCGTCGGCGGGTACGTGACGGCGTGCTGGTTCGGTTGATCGGCAAATGGTTGAACGCCGGCGTGCTGGAGGAAGGGCAGTGGCGCCAGCCTGGCGGGGCACCCGCAGGGCGGGGTGATCTCGCCGATGCTCGCCAACATTTTCCTCCACGAGGTGCTGGATACGTGGTTCGAGGACAGTGTCCGGCCCCGGTTGCGCGGTGA
- a CDS encoding reverse transcriptase domain-containing protein — MLANIFLHEVLDTWFEDSVRPRLRGEAHLVRFADDALLVFACESDARRVMEVLPKRFARYGLELHPEKTRVVRFDRPGSGGGPHPETFDFLGFTHYWGRSRRGRWWSSARRRGMAAPGHACNRSLVLCDAASPRG; from the coding sequence ATGCTCGCCAACATTTTCCTCCACGAGGTGCTGGATACGTGGTTCGAGGACAGTGTCCGGCCCCGGTTGCGCGGTGAGGCGCACCTGGTGCGTTTTGCCGACGATGCGCTGCTGGTGTTCGCCTGCGAGAGCGATGCCCGGCGGGTGATGGAGGTGCTGCCCAAGCGTTTTGCGCGCTACGGGCTGGAACTCCACCCGGAGAAGACCCGGGTTGTGCGGTTCGACCGGCCCGGATCGGGCGGAGGACCGCACCCGGAGACCTTCGATTTTCTCGGCTTCACCCACTACTGGGGGCGGTCGAGGCGAGGGCGCTGGTGGTCAAGCGCAAGACGGCGCGGGATGGCTGCGCCGGGCCATGCATGCAATCGATCGTTGGTGCTGTGTGATGCGGCATCACCCCGTGGTTGA
- a CDS encoding peroxidase-related enzyme produces MSDQPISRFPVATLEDVPTDIRDYVLAIQEKSGFVPNVFLALAHRPDECRAFMNYHDTLMDGDSGLTKAEREMIVVATSAANQCLYCVVSHGAILRIRAKDPLLADQVAVNYRKANISDRQRAMLDYAMKVALCSEDIEDADFAPLREHGFTQDDIWDIGAVAAFFAMSNRLANMASMRPNDEFYGLGR; encoded by the coding sequence ATGAGCGACCAGCCGATCAGCCGCTTTCCCGTGGCAACCCTTGAAGACGTACCGACGGACATCCGCGACTACGTTCTGGCCATCCAGGAAAAATCCGGATTCGTGCCCAACGTGTTCCTGGCACTGGCCCACCGACCCGATGAGTGCCGCGCCTTCATGAACTACCACGACACGCTCATGGACGGCGACAGCGGTCTCACCAAGGCGGAACGGGAGATGATCGTTGTGGCCACCTCCGCCGCCAACCAGTGCCTGTACTGCGTGGTGTCTCACGGAGCCATTCTGCGCATACGCGCCAAGGATCCGCTGCTGGCCGACCAGGTGGCGGTGAACTACCGCAAGGCCAACATCAGCGATCGCCAGCGCGCCATGCTGGATTACGCCATGAAAGTGGCGCTGTGTTCGGAAGATATCGAGGACGCCGACTTCGCCCCGCTCCGGGAGCATGGCTTCACCCAGGACGACATCTGGGACATCGGCGCCGTTGCCGCCTTCTTCGCCATGAGCAACCGCCTGGCCAACATGGCGTCCATGCGCCCGAACGACGAGTTCTACGGACTGGGGCGGTAG
- a CDS encoding rhomboid family intramembrane serine protease, producing the protein MIITLGLIAATVAVSYLAWRDPQLMSKLIHWPPGVQRGEYWRLVTHGFIHADGTHLLFNMVTLFFFGRFMEQALTPRIGEVGFVLFYLAGIVIASLPSQFRHRNNARFQSLGASGAVAAVLFAYILLQPWSMLIVLVVPVPAIVFAAAYVGYSMWAERQASDNINHSAHLWGAAWGVVFLVALEPAVLPHFVNELLAPLQ; encoded by the coding sequence ATGATCATTACACTCGGACTCATCGCCGCCACGGTTGCGGTGTCCTACCTGGCCTGGCGGGACCCGCAGCTGATGAGCAAGCTCATCCACTGGCCACCCGGCGTGCAGCGGGGCGAGTACTGGCGGCTGGTGACCCACGGCTTTATCCACGCCGACGGCACCCACCTGCTGTTCAACATGGTGACGCTGTTCTTCTTCGGCCGGTTCATGGAACAGGCGTTGACGCCGCGCATCGGCGAGGTGGGGTTCGTGCTGTTCTACCTGGCCGGGATCGTCATCGCCTCGCTGCCCAGCCAGTTCCGCCACCGGAACAACGCCCGTTTTCAGAGCCTGGGCGCGTCCGGGGCGGTTGCCGCGGTGCTGTTCGCCTACATCCTGCTGCAGCCGTGGTCCATGCTGATTGTGTTGGTGGTGCCGGTACCGGCCATCGTCTTCGCCGCGGCCTACGTGGGCTATTCCATGTGGGCGGAGCGCCAGGCCAGCGACAACATCAACCACAGCGCCCATCTCTGGGGCGCGGCCTGGGGCGTGGTGTTCCTGGTGGCGCTGGAGCCGGCGGTGCTGCCCCATTTCGTCAACGAGCTGCTGGCACCGCTGCAGTAA
- a CDS encoding reverse transcriptase domain-containing protein — MLANIFLHEVLDTWFEDSVRPRLRGEAHLVRFADDALLVFACESDARRVMEVLPKRFARYGLELHPEKTRVVRFDRPGSGGGPHPETFDFLGFTHYWGRSRRGRWWSSARRRGMAAPGHACNRSLVLCDAASPRG; from the coding sequence ATGCTCGCCAACATTTTCCTCCACGAGGTGCTGGATACGTGGTTCGAGGACAGTGTCCGGCCCCGGTTGCGCGGTGAGGCGCACCTGGTGCGTTTTGCCGACGATGCGCTGCTGGTGTTCGCCTGCGAGAGCGATGCCCGGCGGGTGATGGAGGTGCTGCCCAAGCGTTTTGCGCGCTACGGACTGGAACTCCACCCGGAGAAGACCCGGGTTGTGCGGTTCGACCGGCCCGGATCGGGCGGAGGACCGCACCCGGAGACCTTCGATTTTCTCGGCTTCACCCACTACTGGGGGCGGTCGAGGCGAGGGCGCTGGTGGTCAAGCGCAAGACGGCGCGGGATGGCTGCGCCGGGCCATGCATGCAATCGATCGTTGGTGCTGTGTGATGCGGCATCACCCCGTGGTTGA
- a CDS encoding reverse transcriptase/maturase family protein encodes MRGTSIPKGDGSERRALGIPTFEDKVLQRAVAMVLEAVYEPEFHEGSYGFRLGRSAHQALQAVWRPLMAMGGGWVIDLDVRKFFDRVDHGLLREVLRRRVRDGVLVRLIGKWLNAGVLEEGQWRQPGGAPAGRGDLADARQHFPPRGAGYVVRGQCPAPVAR; translated from the coding sequence GTGCGGGGCACCTCGATCCCCAAGGGTGACGGGAGCGAGCGCCGAGCGCTCGGCATTCCGACGTTTGAGGACAAGGTGCTCCAGCGGGCGGTGGCGATGGTGCTGGAGGCGGTCTACGAGCCGGAGTTCCACGAGGGCTCGTACGGCTTCCGCCTGGGACGCTCGGCGCACCAGGCGCTGCAGGCGGTCTGGCGGCCGTTGATGGCGATGGGCGGTGGCTGGGTGATTGATCTTGACGTGCGCAAGTTCTTTGACCGGGTCGACCATGGTCTGTTGCGGGAGGTGCTGCGTCGGCGGGTACGTGACGGCGTGCTGGTTCGGTTGATCGGCAAATGGTTGAACGCCGGCGTGCTGGAGGAAGGGCAGTGGCGCCAGCCTGGCGGGGCACCCGCAGGGCGGGGTGATCTCGCCGATGCTCGCCAACATTTTCCTCCACGAGGTGCTGGATACGTGGTTCGAGGACAGTGTCCGGCCCCGGTTGCGCGGTGA
- a CDS encoding DUF924 family protein → MATADEVLSYWFGDEPDDGRLADQRGALWWSKNATTDAEIRERFGTLVRAAGQGERDAWARTPRGRLALVILMDQFTRNIHRDTPDAFALDDRALTHALDGIETEEDRDLRPIERVFLYMPLEHAEDMAMQECSVAMFQALRDEVPAAHKQPFDVFLDFAIRHRDVIARFSRFPHRNAIIGRQSTAEELAFLEQPGSSF, encoded by the coding sequence ATGGCGACGGCAGACGAGGTGCTTTCTTACTGGTTCGGCGACGAGCCCGATGACGGGCGCCTCGCCGATCAGCGCGGGGCCCTTTGGTGGTCGAAGAATGCCACCACCGACGCGGAAATCCGTGAGCGCTTCGGGACCCTGGTCCGCGCTGCCGGGCAAGGCGAGCGTGATGCCTGGGCGCGAACGCCACGTGGGCGCCTGGCTTTGGTGATCCTCATGGATCAGTTCACGCGCAATATCCACCGGGACACGCCGGATGCCTTCGCGCTGGACGACCGTGCCCTGACGCATGCGCTGGACGGCATCGAGACGGAGGAAGACCGGGATCTTCGGCCCATCGAGCGGGTATTTCTGTACATGCCGTTAGAGCATGCCGAGGACATGGCCATGCAGGAATGCTCCGTGGCCATGTTCCAGGCACTGCGCGATGAGGTGCCGGCGGCGCACAAGCAACCCTTCGACGTGTTTCTGGACTTCGCCATCCGCCACCGGGACGTCATCGCCCGCTTCAGCCGGTTTCCCCACCGCAACGCCATCATCGGCCGGCAGTCCACCGCCGAGGAGCTGGCGTTTCTGGAACAGCCCGGCTCCTCGTTCTGA